The following nucleotide sequence is from Kineobactrum salinum.
GACTTGAGCCCCTGGATCCGGCTCTTGGCCATGGACAATGCCGCCTGATAGCGTACGCTGTTGTCGGCAAAGGCCACCCGCTCGCGATCCATGTCGACGGTATTGCCATCCAGGCTTGGCTGGTCCGGCACCCGGTACAGCAGATTCTGCGCGCCGGACGACTGCAGCCCGCCCTCGATATGGCGGGCAGAGGTCGTGCTCAGCGCCAGTCCACGATTGCCATTGCCGTCAGGTCCCGCGGCCCGCGCCAGCTCTTCGGCGAAGTGGAAGTCCCGCGCCTTGTAGTTGGGCGTATCGGCATTGGCGATATTGGTGGCCAGGACCTGTTGCCGTTGGTGCCGCAGGCCCAGTGCCTGCTGATAGAAGTCCAGGGACCCGGCGATTTTGTCGATCATGTGCATTGACTCCGAATTGCCAGCGCTTTGCAGCAGAATCAAGAGTAAAGCCGATGCCGTCATCTCAAAATCGCAAACAGACCCGTATTTGTTGTCTATTTCTCTTTTTCGTCGGGCAGCACCAGGCCCTACACTAGCCGGCAGGTTCACAATTCCGGTATCTGCCCAGGTCCATGAAATATTTCGCCCACATCGTCCGGCCCGCCGCGACCCGTCTGCGCCCCATCTGGCTACTACTGATGCTGCTGGCTTGCAGTGTGCCGGCCATTGCGGGGCAACAGCAGGAAATGGCGGAACAGCGGCAGGTAATGGATGCCGTACACCACTTCCTGCGGCAGCACACCCGGTCGCTGGGAGAACAGGTAGAGATCGAGGTCGTCCCGCCGCGGGTCAACTTTCCCGCCTGCCCGAACCCCCAGCCCTTCCTGCCCGGGCGTGAGCAGGCCCGCTGGGGCCGCCTGTCGGTAGGTGTGCGCTGTGGCGACGATGAGCGGCTGCGCTACCTGCAGGCACAGGTCAG
It contains:
- the flgB gene encoding flagellar basal body rod protein FlgB is translated as MIDKIAGSLDFYQQALGLRHQRQQVLATNIANADTPNYKARDFHFAEELARAAGPDGNGNRGLALSTTSARHIEGGLQSSGAQNLLYRVPDQPSLDGNTVDMDRERVAFADNSVRYQAALSMAKSRIQGLKSAMQSE